The following are from one region of the Candidatus Dadabacteria bacterium genome:
- the mltG gene encoding endolytic transglycosylase MltG: protein MSGTRRFNRLSAGLAVFVFLLLALSAWLYFLDGFSTETKIVDIPQGLGLSAIAEKLEGDGVIRKAEVFFLSAFLSGTQRKLKHGEYVFSAGETPYAVHRKLRRGEVSLRKVTFPEGITLVQMAGILDASQIVSREEFLAVAENGEYSKKKLGVDVSNLEGFIFPDTYFFARDYPAEKVIETMLDRFRKVCATLGIVSTQPDIKKIVTIASLIEKETAFSPERPLVSAVIRNRLRKGMKLEFDPTVIYALGEKFDGDIRKKDLSFPSPYNTYVVSGLPPGPIAAPGLDSIRAALEPADVDYLYFVSNGDGVHIFSSKYEDHLNAVNKLLKKAKQ from the coding sequence ATGAGCGGGACTCGTCGATTTAACCGTTTATCAGCGGGGCTTGCGGTTTTTGTTTTCCTTCTCTTAGCTTTGTCTGCTTGGCTTTATTTCCTAGACGGTTTTTCAACTGAGACAAAAATTGTCGACATACCGCAAGGCCTTGGCCTATCCGCTATAGCGGAGAAGCTTGAAGGGGATGGAGTGATAAGAAAAGCTGAGGTTTTTTTTCTTTCGGCTTTTTTAAGCGGAACCCAGAGGAAGCTTAAGCACGGCGAATACGTGTTTTCAGCCGGCGAGACGCCTTATGCTGTTCATAGAAAGCTGCGTCGCGGCGAAGTGTCTTTAAGGAAAGTCACTTTTCCCGAAGGGATTACTCTTGTACAGATGGCCGGGATTCTCGATGCCTCGCAGATAGTTTCCCGGGAAGAGTTTCTCGCGGTTGCGGAAAACGGTGAGTATTCCAAGAAAAAACTTGGCGTGGACGTTTCGAATCTTGAGGGATTCATTTTCCCCGATACTTATTTCTTCGCGCGGGACTACCCTGCGGAAAAGGTAATTGAAACGATGCTCGATAGATTTCGGAAAGTTTGCGCGACGCTTGGTATCGTAAGCACGCAACCCGATATCAAGAAGATTGTGACCATCGCCTCACTGATAGAGAAAGAAACGGCTTTTTCCCCGGAGAGGCCTCTTGTTTCGGCCGTAATACGCAACCGGCTTCGCAAAGGGATGAAGCTTGAGTTTGACCCGACGGTGATTTACGCTCTTGGCGAGAAGTTTGACGGCGATATTAGAAAAAAAGATCTGAGTTTCCCTTCTCCCTATAACACCTACGTGGTTTCAGGACTTCCCCCGGGCCCGATAGCCGCCCCTGGTCTTGATTCAATCCGCGCGGCGCTTGAACCGGCAGACGTGGACTATCTTTACTTCGTCTCAAACGGAGACGGGGTCCATATTTTCTCAAGCAAATACGAGGATCATTTAAATGCCGTGAACAAGCTTTTAAAGAAGGCGAAGCAATAA
- a CDS encoding VWA domain-containing protein, with the protein MPDSEFDQDFSQEPKGEIPDEEADKETENPLAEAQKTFFDALKDLKQNLDNNQSEMAPPEGQDVPSDPTGNPQDSGNTEREDKSARAYMSSKSTKAGEDDDTVIPGRGNTETAENIKRIMRVLEGNFQKSMAKKTSHPGGSPRKWKRMSSFDEIEDIDPVEAFIWSQHTSPKLPRVHLREKETLGGEIAILRDISTSMMGVYSEWSSSVVKGVIELARRKRMRIGYLEFNHRSRKHTKNSRFFTRDYRWIEQLAEKTDCSGNTNYEEALGEALKEFRGRGLRNKHILFITDGIPTSGDPNVEAQRVRAKSIGVCIHSIFIGSKNYPPILEIISKETVGTQFMASKGRDDIIRIERKDRAYLQAEQEKIARSQHDGFARAFRGEF; encoded by the coding sequence ATGCCTGATTCGGAGTTCGACCAGGATTTTTCTCAGGAACCCAAAGGGGAAATCCCTGACGAGGAAGCGGACAAGGAAACCGAGAACCCGCTTGCCGAAGCCCAGAAAACCTTCTTCGACGCGCTCAAGGATCTAAAGCAGAACCTTGATAACAACCAGAGCGAAATGGCTCCTCCCGAGGGCCAAGACGTGCCGAGCGACCCCACCGGGAACCCCCAGGACAGCGGAAACACGGAAAGGGAGGACAAATCCGCGCGCGCCTACATGAGCAGCAAATCCACCAAGGCCGGAGAGGACGACGATACTGTCATCCCGGGAAGGGGAAATACGGAAACCGCCGAGAACATAAAACGCATCATGAGAGTCCTTGAGGGCAATTTCCAGAAAAGCATGGCCAAGAAAACCTCCCACCCGGGAGGCTCCCCCAGAAAATGGAAACGCATGTCCTCTTTTGACGAGATAGAAGATATAGATCCCGTAGAGGCGTTCATATGGTCCCAGCATACCTCTCCCAAACTCCCGCGGGTTCACCTTCGAGAGAAAGAGACGCTCGGAGGAGAAATAGCCATACTCAGGGACATAAGCACTTCGATGATGGGAGTTTACAGCGAGTGGTCTTCATCCGTCGTAAAGGGAGTAATAGAGCTCGCGAGAAGAAAGAGAATGAGAATCGGCTATCTGGAATTTAATCACCGCTCAAGAAAACACACGAAAAATTCCCGCTTTTTCACCAGGGACTACAGGTGGATAGAACAGCTTGCGGAGAAAACGGACTGCTCTGGCAACACAAACTACGAAGAGGCACTTGGAGAAGCGCTTAAGGAATTCCGAGGCAGAGGGCTTAGAAACAAGCACATACTCTTTATAACCGACGGAATTCCAACTTCCGGCGATCCAAATGTGGAAGCTCAGAGAGTACGCGCAAAAAGTATAGGCGTCTGCATACACTCCATATTCATCGGGTCGAAGAACTACCCGCCAATACTTGAAATAATTTCAAAAGAAACGGTCGGAACACAGTTCATGGCGTCAAAGGGGCGTGACGACATAATACGCATAGAGAGAAAAGACAGGGCTTATCTGCAAGCCGAGCAGGAAAAAATCGCCAGATCGCAGCATGACGGCTTCGCAAGAGCATTCAGAGGAGAGTTCTAG
- a CDS encoding PaaI family thioesterase, whose translation MIKEVENVLSGFPGYNCFACGPHNEHGLRLKFFHDQETDEVFTTISAEEHFCGWPGIVHGGVQCALVDEVSFWAMFNETRKIAFTAKIDIAYMKKVPSGTMLDVRAKIREIRGRRVEVDSVIRDEDGTELASAAVTYVFPRKETLREILGPELLSEEFLQYVRD comes from the coding sequence ATGATAAAGGAAGTCGAAAACGTGCTCTCCGGTTTTCCAGGCTATAACTGCTTTGCGTGCGGTCCGCACAATGAGCACGGACTCCGCCTTAAATTTTTTCATGATCAGGAAACCGACGAGGTTTTCACTACCATTTCTGCCGAGGAGCATTTTTGCGGCTGGCCGGGGATAGTGCACGGGGGAGTTCAGTGTGCTCTTGTCGACGAGGTTTCTTTCTGGGCCATGTTCAATGAAACCCGCAAGATTGCCTTTACGGCGAAAATAGACATTGCTTACATGAAAAAGGTTCCAAGCGGCACAATGCTTGACGTGAGAGCCAAGATAAGGGAGATCAGGGGAAGAAGAGTTGAAGTCGATTCGGTAATAAGGGATGAGGACGGAACCGAGCTTGCAAGTGCCGCGGTGACCTACGTGTTCCCCCGAAAGGAAACTCTGCGCGAGATACTGGGCCCTGAGCTTCTGAGCGAAGAATTCTTGCAATATGTGAGGGATTAA
- the proB gene encoding glutamate 5-kinase, with protein MSEQERKNLIKKVKTAVVKIGSSVLTHGDGSLNESVFKEMAKQIFNLKQRGVRTIIVSSGAIASGMKKLGLSTKPREIDVKQAISACGQTELIRNYEEAFSEFGLNVAQILLTRDGFSDRKRFLNSRKTIRRLLEMEIIPVINENDTVAFEEIMFGDNDNLAALVISLTEADLLVLLSNVEGFFDKDPAKDENAKLLSTIAEIDSRIESFAGDTFGKTTSGGMRTKVQAARSAAAFGVPTIIANGKRKDSLLSIFDGHEYGTVILPTRERLTGKKHWIAYTLKPQGKLILDEGAAEAITKKGKSLLPSGIKEVEGEFGIGELVSCFNSSAVEISRGLCSYGSSEVRKIVGKRSSEIEDVLGYRYSDEIIHRNEMVILSR; from the coding sequence ATGAGCGAGCAGGAAAGAAAAAATCTCATCAAGAAGGTAAAGACCGCCGTAGTCAAGATAGGAAGCAGCGTGCTTACCCACGGCGACGGGTCTCTTAACGAGTCTGTTTTCAAGGAAATGGCGAAGCAGATCTTTAACCTTAAGCAGAGGGGAGTGAGAACGATCATAGTTTCTTCGGGAGCCATAGCGTCGGGGATGAAGAAATTGGGTCTTTCGACCAAACCCCGGGAGATAGACGTAAAACAGGCGATCTCGGCTTGCGGTCAGACCGAGCTTATCAGGAATTACGAAGAGGCTTTTTCCGAGTTCGGCCTTAATGTCGCGCAGATTCTGCTTACCCGCGACGGCTTCTCCGACAGGAAGAGGTTCCTTAACTCTAGAAAGACCATCCGGCGGCTGCTTGAGATGGAGATAATTCCCGTTATAAACGAAAACGACACGGTGGCCTTCGAGGAAATCATGTTTGGGGATAATGACAATCTCGCGGCGCTTGTGATTTCCCTTACGGAAGCGGATCTTCTCGTGCTGCTGAGCAACGTGGAGGGTTTTTTCGACAAGGATCCGGCGAAAGACGAAAACGCAAAGTTGCTTTCCACGATCGCGGAGATAGATTCGAGAATAGAGTCCTTTGCCGGGGATACTTTCGGCAAGACCACTTCCGGGGGGATGAGAACCAAGGTTCAGGCGGCAAGGTCTGCCGCTGCCTTCGGGGTGCCGACTATAATCGCAAACGGTAAAAGAAAAGATTCTCTTCTGAGTATTTTTGACGGCCACGAATACGGAACCGTGATACTTCCGACAAGGGAAAGGCTCACGGGCAAAAAGCACTGGATTGCCTATACGCTTAAGCCTCAGGGGAAACTCATACTGGATGAGGGCGCCGCAGAGGCGATTACCAAGAAAGGCAAGAGCCTTCTTCCCTCGGGAATAAAGGAAGTTGAGGGAGAATTCGGGATAGGAGAGCTTGTAAGCTGCTTTAATTCCTCTGCGGTCGAGATATCAAGAGGGCTTTGTTCCTACGGCTCTTCAGAGGTAAGGAAGATCGTCGGAAAGAGGTCATCGGAAATAGAGGATGTGCTTGGGTACAGGTACAGCGATGAGATAATCCACCGAAACGAGATGGTGATACTCTCCAGATGA
- a CDS encoding NAD-dependent protein deacylase encodes METEVKLFLELLEETKSAVAFTGAGISTESGIPDYRSPGTGMWEKMDQSVVSLSGFLRNPENYYSYAMESYPVRAAAEPNAGHYALARLEERGWLKGVITQNVDGLHTKAGSENVFELHGSVRRVVCLQCREYYPMEDVMSRVFEGENPPLCSRCEGILKPDAVFFGEALPEEPWEKSIDLVSNSEALIVMGSSLLVAPASGLPRLALSKGAALVIINLMETPFDDEADIVIRRKIGEFFEETEI; translated from the coding sequence ATGGAAACGGAAGTCAAGCTTTTTTTGGAACTGCTGGAGGAAACCAAGAGCGCGGTTGCCTTCACTGGAGCCGGAATAAGTACCGAATCCGGAATACCTGACTACCGTTCTCCCGGAACCGGCATGTGGGAAAAAATGGACCAGTCAGTGGTCTCGCTCTCCGGGTTTTTGAGAAATCCCGAGAATTACTATTCCTACGCCATGGAATCCTATCCGGTCAGGGCTGCCGCCGAACCCAATGCGGGCCATTACGCACTTGCGCGTCTTGAGGAAAGGGGCTGGCTCAAGGGGGTTATAACGCAGAACGTGGACGGCCTGCACACCAAGGCGGGTTCTGAGAACGTGTTTGAGCTCCACGGTTCCGTAAGACGCGTTGTTTGTCTCCAGTGCCGGGAGTACTATCCGATGGAAGATGTGATGAGCAGGGTTTTTGAGGGAGAAAATCCTCCGCTCTGCTCGCGGTGCGAGGGAATTTTGAAGCCCGATGCCGTTTTTTTCGGGGAAGCTCTTCCAGAGGAACCGTGGGAGAAATCGATTGATCTCGTTTCAAACTCGGAAGCGCTTATCGTTATGGGCTCTTCCCTTCTCGTTGCTCCGGCGAGCGGACTTCCTCGCCTAGCTCTCTCCAAAGGAGCCGCGCTTGTGATCATAAATCTGATGGAAACTCCTTTTGATGATGAGGCTGATATAGTGATCCGCAGGAAAATCGGCGAATTTTTCGAAGAAACCGAGATATGA
- a CDS encoding glutathione S-transferase family protein, translating into MIRLYEHPLSGNAYKAKLLLHQLSVEYEGVTVDIFAGEHKKKEFSALNPNCKIPVLADGNFVMWESNAILFYLAKKFSPNPYLSDDPETYGLIAQWTFFGKTTVDPNLALARYFVKFLSPDQVPPGTLEKLHAQGNVALAILEDHLSRNEFLCGSYSIADIACYPYTMLCGEGGFDLEIYPSVRRWCGSVEETPNFIAFAG; encoded by the coding sequence ATGATAAGACTCTACGAACATCCGCTTTCTGGAAACGCCTACAAAGCGAAACTTCTCCTGCACCAGCTCTCGGTCGAATATGAGGGAGTGACTGTGGATATATTCGCGGGGGAACATAAAAAAAAGGAGTTTTCCGCGCTTAATCCCAACTGCAAGATCCCGGTTCTTGCGGATGGGAACTTTGTTATGTGGGAATCAAACGCAATACTTTTCTACTTGGCAAAGAAATTTTCTCCGAATCCCTATTTATCGGATGATCCGGAAACTTATGGTCTGATTGCGCAGTGGACTTTTTTCGGAAAGACAACTGTAGATCCTAACTTGGCGCTCGCAAGGTATTTTGTGAAGTTTCTGTCCCCCGACCAAGTGCCGCCAGGGACGCTAGAGAAACTTCACGCACAAGGAAACGTCGCGCTTGCGATTCTTGAAGACCACCTTTCCCGAAACGAGTTTCTCTGCGGGAGTTACTCCATAGCGGACATCGCGTGCTATCCTTACACAATGCTTTGCGGCGAAGGGGGATTCGACCTGGAGATTTATCCGTCGGTCAGAAGGTGGTGTGGGAGCGTCGAAGAAACTCCGAACTTCATTGCTTTTGCCGGGTAG